Proteins encoded within one genomic window of Balaenoptera ricei isolate mBalRic1 chromosome 10, mBalRic1.hap2, whole genome shotgun sequence:
- the PLEKHA5 gene encoding pleckstrin homology domain-containing family A member 5 isoform X12, with amino-acid sequence MAADLNLEWICSLPRSWTYGITRGGRVFFINEEAKSTTWLHPVTGEAVVTGHRRQSTDLPTGWEEAYTFEGARYYINAQC; translated from the exons ATGGCGGCGGACCTGAACCTGGAGTGGATCTGCTCCCTGCCCCGCTCCTGGACTTACGGGATCACCCGGGGCGGCCGAGTCTTCTTCATCAA CGAGGAGGCGAAGAGCACCACCTGGCTGCACCCCGTCACCGGCGAGGCCGTGGTCACTGGGCACCGGCGGCAGAGCACAG ATTTGCCTACTGGCTGGGAAGAAGCATATACTTTTGAAGGTGCAAGATACTATATAAA TGCACAGTGCTAA